The genomic DNA gaggacccaacgttgagaatccctagtctacactgactgacagcggctctccaaggactGACTGGCAGACATCTCTCCCAGccttagctggagatgctgccaggacgtgaacctgggactttctgcatgccaagcagatgctcttccactgagctacggttcCATTCCCAAATCTTACcacgctcacatgtagtctcggattcaaatgcaaatcaacagaccctgcttagtgaaggagatagttcatgcttgctatcacaagaccagctcccctccccaatCATATCTGATACTTGAGAATATTTGGCACACAATGTATTTATATTCAACACTAGTTGTAGGCTGATGGGCATTAGCAATGTTGGAAATCTGGTTGAATTTTTAAAGCACCATTGCAAACATTTGTTGTAAGTCCTCATTTATCCTCCTCTCTTTCTTTGGAACAGCTGAAATGCCAAAAGTACCCCTTTGATGACAAGAAGCAGCTGGACAACGTCTGCAAACGCAACAACACTTTCCCTCACTTCTCTGGCATCCACAGCTGTGGGAACGAGACGCTGGTGGCCCTGTATAAGATCTTTGCCTTTTTCAACGCCTCCCTGGTCAACATTACCAGGAACCAGAAAGACCTCAGCCAGAACACAACCCAGGACAACCTTCTACTAAAACACCTCCGAACCACTGCCAATGAAACCAGGGGCCTCCTGAGTAATCTTGCCTGCCTGCTCTGCTCCCAGTACAACGTCACCCACATAGATGTGACCTATGGGAAGAGCTCTGGGAAGGAAAACAATTTTGAGAAAAAGCAGGAAGGGTGCCAGGTGCTCCGGTGGTACAGCGAAGTTGTCTCAAGTGCAGCCCGGACTACAGGCAAATGCAACAAGCAGGCATAAGTTCAGCCCCTCTATCCTGCTTCTCCCGGTCTCTGCTGGAGAAGGTTCCGACACTTCTAGCAAGTGTCTCATGGTGAGACAGCAGGAAAATCTCCAATACACCGTGCAGACTGCATTTCGGTGGCACTGTTGGTTTACTGACTCTGTGGGTCTAATCAAGTGGAGGCCTCCAGCCTCTCTCAAAGGATCTCCTCACTCAATCTATGGGGAAGTCAATCCCTCCTTCGTAGTAAGAATCGCTTTCGCTGCCTGCTGTCAGAGCAATTCTGGATTCCTCCAGTCAAAGGAGCATTTTACAATCCTCAATGGTGGATTACcgcataggcagtataggcagccgcctatggcagcaaattggggagcagcatcttggagggaaacttcttcttttttttcaaCCTTTAAAAATGGTTTAGGGGGTGGGCAGAGCCTCTGCTGCTATACAGCAGCATTATTAaaggtaaaaaaaataattaagtttccctccccccaccaagccCTCTTACTTTTGTCTCTAGGCAGGCAGTTCACTATTGTTTAGTATCAGCTCCTTGGTATTTATTTGAATCTCAGTGATTTTTGTATGATTTAGAAAGTTAGTCTTTGAATCTGCTTTTCACCATATTGTTCAGCACCTTAAcaaattaaatacatttttaaaagagggtAGGGATTAACAAGATAAAAATTGAGTGGGGTTATCTGGAAAGGGGGAGGTTGTGGGGGGGAATACTTGTGCCATCTGCTGTGATAACTTAATATTTTGCCTGGGATAATTTAATATTTATTGGGATTTATAGCCCTTGTCTGCAGGATCAGACTAAGGCATTTTGGTGCCAGAGGCAGAAAGTGCCAAATGGAAGCCCCCTCCCAATAATTAACATGGGGGGCAAATACACCAAGAAGTGCCAGGATGTCTAGATCTACCTATTTCCCACTCTGCCACTTTTAGGGTCACCTAAAATCTGTCTCTAAAATCTACTGATGATGCCTAACCAGAGCCTCTTTTCATT from Hemicordylus capensis ecotype Gifberg chromosome 15, rHemCap1.1.pri, whole genome shotgun sequence includes the following:
- the LIF gene encoding leukemia inhibitory factor — protein: MAVGVGEEARHPTAISYEKKRGREAVLTGIVTLLLALHCRLTSGKALPMNKQSLLCQNIRHRCNKQVCHNIQCQVSRLNTTAENLFNLYLKCQKYPFDDKKQLDNVCKRNNTFPHFSGIHSCGNETLVALYKIFAFFNASLVNITRNQKDLSQNTTQDNLLLKHLRTTANETRGLLSNLACLLCSQYNVTHIDVTYGKSSGKENNFEKKQEGCQVLRWYSEVVSSAARTTGKCNKQA